A section of the Roseivirga sp. BDSF3-8 genome encodes:
- a CDS encoding AAA family ATPase has translation MKIQKVEIQAFRAYDKVENGTFDFSTKSNEVADFISIYAPNGFGKTSFYDAVEWAYTNRISRFDRKDKFNKALAKSERDIQTQGSGRPRQWIIRNKFSELEEGFVRLYTTSREEPFTNTVPVVGKGSSDYKFGTQKRTDKKEYFHEVLLSQDFIDAFLKEDDPHSRYEKFIQSFGDIDLDKKYKTVVDLIKINDDKIKDITDQLKGIQLILKLDFDNELLSKINLSIEEFNAKGENLPKVDAHFGEKEVLGLANLIAERKNDLKAEIDSLKQKENKVDQAVSGRANEQLGTESYFETKEQLADLNSQLEKLRAQKDLLKKHEQTRIQLLNLEKELEERLEEDKNLAELIRAFPTFAWLRKKITEEESQIDNNKYEINKLKTVLNDILRNRGDLNARKNTQQTDYQKLSDRLNQLPEVLQKLSGLNNELKATADSKDKRVEELEKMKDSISKKESDILAFSAFKKNMEDDILPTKNHEYYKEYGELIEALIAVKDELKEVQANLEKAQGRFAETDSMNQELKELIEQGASIVNRNQSSSCPLCQQQYQSFTVLAERISNNPLLGKQISELLEEKGRLEVGQNRLLKLIEERKGELVSSIDNELEKRRASLKTLTEHRDSISRSLSELNERLHLLNSQISESLQILGLSDHPSEDFEAKLRQEIAEVKSALDKVLKSLGKSSVAEKKFEEKIQVLQDRIKRSEEKIQDFKNEPTYPRFISFQKDRLMDDLPSQQNLDDSKEALRLKIERIRNQLTEFKTTLEGLDEKLKGIVRDEVEKYISESESIRENLRTKILSFENLLKSFLDISLSGSSGEELLKTLENEKKEILATIKLADEKIIDLTKIDAYRENVVPFLKYQVSLNKSSELEAEKKFLTKVVSKQLEEERNRISEFIHQQVESFFYQGLINSLYQKIDPHPSYKEISFKCDFSTKKPMLNIFVSDDTQNTIVPTLYFSTAQLNILSLSIFLAKALNVKNEKGEPVDCIFIDDPIQSMDSINILSTIDLFRSIVVNLGKQIILSTHDENFQNLLKKKIPADLFPAKYLELETFGRVKAPKDHGSPGKQLAGA, from the coding sequence ATGAAGATACAGAAGGTTGAAATACAAGCATTCCGGGCTTATGATAAAGTTGAAAACGGAACCTTTGACTTTTCAACGAAGTCCAATGAGGTTGCAGATTTTATTTCCATTTATGCACCAAATGGCTTCGGTAAAACTTCATTTTATGATGCGGTAGAGTGGGCTTATACCAATCGTATCAGCCGGTTCGACAGAAAGGACAAATTTAATAAAGCGCTTGCCAAATCAGAAAGGGACATTCAAACCCAAGGTTCTGGAAGGCCCAGACAATGGATTATCAGGAATAAGTTTTCTGAACTTGAAGAGGGATTTGTGAGACTTTATACCACTTCCAGGGAGGAACCATTTACGAATACTGTGCCGGTTGTAGGAAAGGGCAGTTCGGATTATAAATTTGGAACTCAGAAACGAACAGATAAGAAAGAATACTTCCATGAAGTTCTTTTATCTCAAGACTTTATCGATGCCTTTTTGAAAGAAGATGATCCTCATTCCCGCTACGAAAAGTTTATCCAATCCTTTGGTGATATTGACCTGGATAAGAAGTATAAAACGGTAGTTGACCTGATTAAGATCAACGATGACAAAATAAAAGACATCACTGATCAATTGAAGGGCATCCAATTAATATTAAAACTGGATTTTGACAATGAGCTACTGTCCAAAATCAACTTATCTATTGAGGAGTTCAATGCCAAAGGTGAAAACCTACCCAAAGTAGATGCTCATTTTGGCGAAAAGGAGGTGCTTGGGCTAGCTAATCTTATAGCTGAAAGAAAGAATGACCTGAAGGCGGAAATTGACAGCTTAAAACAGAAGGAAAATAAAGTTGACCAAGCTGTAAGTGGTAGAGCAAATGAACAGCTAGGTACGGAAAGTTACTTTGAGACGAAAGAACAATTGGCCGATCTAAATTCCCAATTGGAGAAGTTACGAGCGCAAAAAGATTTACTCAAAAAACACGAACAAACACGTATTCAGCTCTTAAATCTGGAAAAAGAATTGGAAGAGCGATTGGAAGAGGATAAAAACCTGGCAGAATTAATTAGGGCTTTTCCTACTTTTGCCTGGCTGAGAAAAAAGATAACTGAGGAAGAATCACAAATAGACAATAATAAGTACGAGATAAACAAATTAAAGACAGTTTTAAACGATATCCTTAGAAACAGGGGGGACTTAAATGCTAGAAAAAACACCCAACAAACAGACTACCAAAAGTTATCTGACAGACTTAATCAATTACCTGAGGTATTACAAAAGCTATCGGGCTTAAATAATGAACTGAAAGCCACAGCGGACTCGAAGGACAAGCGAGTAGAAGAATTGGAGAAAATGAAAGATTCTATCAGTAAGAAAGAATCGGATATACTAGCCTTTTCAGCCTTCAAAAAGAATATGGAAGATGATATTCTTCCTACGAAGAATCATGAATACTATAAGGAGTATGGAGAACTTATTGAAGCTCTAATCGCTGTAAAAGACGAACTAAAGGAGGTTCAAGCAAATCTTGAGAAGGCTCAAGGTCGTTTCGCTGAAACTGATTCCATGAACCAGGAACTCAAAGAGTTGATTGAGCAAGGAGCCTCTATTGTCAATCGCAATCAATCTTCCTCTTGTCCGCTGTGCCAACAGCAATACCAGAGTTTCACGGTTTTGGCCGAAAGAATTTCGAATAACCCACTGCTTGGGAAGCAGATTAGCGAATTATTGGAAGAAAAGGGGAGATTAGAAGTAGGACAAAACCGGTTACTGAAACTAATCGAAGAAAGAAAGGGTGAACTTGTAAGTAGCATTGATAACGAATTAGAAAAGCGTAGAGCCTCTTTAAAGACTCTAACTGAGCATCGCGATTCAATCAGCCGCTCCCTAAGTGAGTTAAATGAAAGACTACATTTATTGAATAGCCAGATAAGCGAAAGCCTACAGATACTAGGTTTGTCTGATCATCCTTCCGAAGACTTTGAAGCCAAGCTCAGGCAGGAAATAGCAGAAGTCAAATCTGCCTTGGATAAAGTACTCAAATCTCTAGGAAAATCGTCTGTAGCAGAGAAAAAATTTGAAGAAAAAATTCAAGTTCTGCAGGATCGGATAAAGCGATCTGAAGAAAAAATTCAGGATTTTAAAAATGAGCCTACTTACCCACGATTTATCTCATTTCAAAAAGACCGTTTGATGGATGATCTTCCCTCACAACAAAACCTGGACGATAGCAAAGAGGCTTTGAGATTAAAGATAGAAAGGATCAGAAATCAATTAACAGAATTTAAGACTACTCTTGAGGGTCTCGATGAAAAGTTGAAAGGTATTGTGAGGGATGAGGTTGAAAAGTACATATCTGAATCGGAATCTATAAGAGAAAACTTAAGAACTAAGATTCTCTCCTTTGAAAACCTGCTGAAGTCGTTTCTGGATATTTCCTTATCAGGTTCGTCCGGGGAAGAGCTGCTCAAAACACTCGAAAATGAGAAAAAGGAGATTCTGGCGACCATCAAGCTCGCAGACGAGAAAATAATTGATCTCACCAAAATCGATGCCTATCGGGAGAACGTAGTCCCATTTCTCAAGTATCAGGTAAGCCTAAACAAAAGTTCAGAGCTTGAAGCCGAAAAGAAATTCTTGACTAAAGTTGTGAGTAAGCAGTTAGAAGAAGAACGGAATCGGATATCGGAATTTATCCATCAGCAGGTGGAGTCCTTTTTTTACCAAGGCTTGATCAATTCCCTCTATCAGAAAATAGATCCCCACCCTTCCTATAAAGAAATATCCTTCAAGTGTGACTTCTCTACAAAAAAGCCAATGCTCAATATTTTTGTGAGCGATGATACACAAAACACGATTGTGCCAACACTTTACTTTAGTACCGCACAATTGAATATATTAAGCTTGAGCATTTTCCTGGCCAAAGCTTTGAATGTTAAGAATGAAAAGGGAGAACCGGTCGATTGTATTTTTATTGATGACCCTATCCAATCCATGGACAGTATTAACATTCTTTCTACTATTGATCTCTTCCGGAGCATTGTGGTGAACCTCGGCAAGCAGATTATCCTATCTACCCATGACGAAAATTTCCAGAACCTCTTAAAGAAGAAAATCCCGGCCGATTTATTTCCGGCTAAGTACTTAGAATTGGAGACTTTCGGAAGGGTAAAAGCTCCAAAAGATCATGGAAGTCCAGGAAAGCAACTGGCCGGAGCCTGA
- a CDS encoding ABC-three component system middle component 1 — protein sequence MEKSLPIKERFEVVMKRSFPELTFYHHIEEMKGQINVFFIELADEKTLGELWEKIRNVIAVYYQNHLETDFELWNIYIIFVLPVAVSNELKYKIENDQLSSRKIVVDNFEQKMDDKTRGVLLSTYINNDLFLPQTSGDTQKRSTEYTSDSKVFSVINAPGKNNKGKNQLQFLYTNLLNKLKNEDTEG from the coding sequence ATGGAGAAGTCTTTACCGATTAAAGAGCGTTTTGAAGTTGTGATGAAAAGGTCTTTTCCTGAATTAACCTTTTACCATCATATAGAAGAGATGAAAGGGCAGATCAATGTCTTCTTCATTGAACTTGCTGATGAAAAAACGCTGGGAGAGCTTTGGGAAAAAATACGCAATGTTATAGCCGTATATTACCAGAATCATTTAGAAACAGATTTTGAGCTTTGGAACATCTATATCATCTTCGTCTTACCTGTAGCAGTATCCAATGAACTGAAGTATAAAATTGAAAATGATCAGTTATCCAGCCGAAAGATTGTGGTGGACAACTTTGAGCAAAAGATGGACGATAAAACCAGAGGAGTGCTGTTGTCTACCTACATCAATAACGATTTATTTCTGCCCCAAACCAGTGGGGATACGCAGAAAAGGTCAACGGAATATACCTCTGACTCTAAAGTCTTTTCAGTTATTAATGCACCTGGTAAGAACAATAAAGGAAAAAATCAACTTCAATTCCTTTATACCAACCTTTTAAACAAATTGAAAAATGAAGATACAGAAGGTTGA
- a CDS encoding ABC-three component system protein, which produces MTIDQAREYTVIVNGGSGCFFQPADPKATYILTAKHNIVNAGDRITDLTHFQYQNDHWEIFTIPFDNLETGVNYFPHPDKDIAIITVPRIEGLNALYKLIDLDTNPEEFWLLGYPETRRNGSPDYKIQWFRSDKGIGILGTTENARREAHIPGNPDLGEVRGHSGGCILKDAGNKLYLAGIQNSMAQAVDEQLGRIEFTPVEIFNEIIEEHPDKLSLLFPSYLSSFDFLRGEAFDLKAGLSQDNISYTKGYLQHKCKEVIDNEFTPIGIKNFFQTRLLIDQNKGEELETKNIWILWLEFLTILNIVKKQVHTVDNLSDIFDQYRLLFSDTNGDWCHEIPKLVYSDYKGLKKGGLVIVGVEKPPEDETYIIDGSIPLIAQVRSTQDRDQLKIDDGFGFPFDEFKFIHIDFFKKESIIKRHQEYAAINKDQDLLDKLRVVYGEVFTD; this is translated from the coding sequence ATGACGATAGATCAAGCCAGGGAATATACCGTAATCGTTAACGGAGGCAGCGGATGCTTCTTTCAACCGGCCGACCCGAAGGCTACCTATATCCTTACGGCAAAACATAATATTGTAAATGCAGGTGACCGGATTACTGATTTAACGCATTTTCAGTACCAAAATGATCATTGGGAAATATTTACTATTCCTTTTGACAACTTGGAAACAGGCGTTAACTATTTTCCGCACCCAGATAAAGACATTGCCATAATAACGGTTCCTAGAATAGAAGGCTTGAATGCCCTTTATAAATTAATCGACCTGGATACTAATCCTGAGGAATTTTGGCTATTAGGTTACCCTGAAACCAGACGAAATGGATCACCCGATTATAAAATTCAATGGTTTCGATCCGATAAAGGAATTGGCATCCTAGGTACCACCGAGAATGCACGCAGGGAAGCGCACATTCCAGGAAATCCTGATCTGGGTGAAGTACGAGGCCATTCTGGCGGGTGTATTTTAAAAGATGCCGGCAACAAGCTGTATTTGGCAGGAATACAAAACAGTATGGCCCAAGCGGTAGATGAGCAGTTAGGTAGAATAGAGTTTACGCCAGTTGAAATTTTCAATGAGATAATCGAGGAGCATCCTGATAAGCTTTCTCTTTTATTCCCTTCCTACTTATCCAGTTTCGATTTTCTAAGAGGGGAAGCGTTCGATTTAAAGGCTGGCCTTTCCCAAGACAATATTAGCTACACCAAAGGTTATCTCCAGCATAAATGTAAAGAGGTAATCGACAATGAATTTACACCTATTGGTATCAAGAATTTTTTTCAAACTAGACTGCTCATAGACCAGAATAAAGGAGAGGAACTGGAAACAAAAAATATCTGGATACTCTGGCTTGAGTTTCTGACCATATTAAATATTGTGAAGAAGCAAGTACACACTGTGGATAACTTGTCCGATATTTTTGATCAGTATCGCTTGTTGTTTTCTGATACCAATGGAGATTGGTGTCATGAAATACCCAAGCTTGTATATTCAGATTACAAGGGGTTAAAAAAAGGTGGCCTCGTAATAGTAGGGGTTGAAAAACCACCGGAAGATGAAACCTATATTATCGACGGGTCTATACCTCTTATTGCACAGGTACGAAGTACCCAGGATCGTGATCAATTAAAGATCGATGATGGGTTCGGTTTTCCCTTTGATGAATTCAAATTCATTCACATCGATTTCTTTAAAAAGGAAAGCATTATCAAACGACACCAGGAATATGCAGCAATCAATAAAGACCAGGATTTGCTGGACAAACTAAGGGTAGTATATGGAGAAGTCTTTACCGATTAA
- a CDS encoding ComEC/Rec2 family competence protein, whose translation MKINMLKAFNGDSIHIFFKDSEGVLRNILIDGGPGNTYQFKNKKDKQEAGELQKLIRDIKSKHQIIDLLILTHVDDDHIGGLLKWFKNDKEAKYLIKKVWFNSGRLISEYFGEENTEENALSLGDATGLDTSIRQGVKFEEFLEENDLWERRLIHSSKKLKLFDFKLTFLSPDIDKLKVLLGKWEKEAPITETSGKDDYGWSLEKHIQEDFFKEDTSVHNGSSIGFILEYNGKRGVFLGDAHPNQIAECLRSLGYSERKPLEAEFLKVSHHGSKANTNYELLELIDTDNYIISSNGDKHQLPDKQCLARIVNHNNKAKIYFNYPEKIPVIFKDEDYNAFPDFQAMSAENGFTL comes from the coding sequence ATGAAAATTAATATGCTTAAAGCATTTAATGGTGATTCTATCCACATTTTTTTTAAAGATAGTGAAGGTGTCTTACGAAACATTTTAATTGATGGAGGTCCAGGAAACACCTACCAATTTAAAAATAAGAAAGACAAACAGGAAGCGGGTGAGCTTCAGAAACTTATCAGAGATATAAAAAGTAAACATCAAATTATTGATTTACTTATCCTGACCCATGTAGATGACGATCATATTGGTGGCTTGCTGAAATGGTTTAAAAATGATAAAGAGGCCAAGTATCTAATAAAAAAAGTATGGTTTAATTCCGGGCGGCTTATCTCAGAATATTTTGGAGAAGAAAATACCGAAGAGAATGCCCTTTCTTTGGGTGACGCAACAGGCCTGGACACTAGTATAAGACAAGGTGTTAAGTTTGAAGAGTTCCTGGAAGAAAATGACTTGTGGGAGAGGCGCTTGATACATTCATCTAAGAAGCTAAAGCTATTTGACTTTAAACTTACTTTTCTTTCTCCCGACATAGATAAACTAAAAGTCCTCTTAGGGAAGTGGGAAAAAGAAGCTCCCATTACGGAAACATCAGGTAAGGATGATTACGGTTGGTCTTTAGAGAAACACATTCAAGAGGATTTCTTCAAAGAGGACACGTCCGTTCACAATGGCAGTTCAATAGGCTTTATACTCGAATATAACGGCAAGCGAGGGGTGTTTCTGGGAGACGCTCATCCGAACCAAATAGCTGAGTGTCTTCGTTCTTTGGGGTATAGTGAACGAAAGCCATTGGAGGCAGAATTTCTCAAGGTATCTCATCACGGCAGTAAGGCCAATACGAACTATGAATTATTGGAACTGATTGATACGGATAATTACATCATATCCTCCAATGGAGACAAACACCAGTTACCTGATAAGCAATGCCTGGCAAGGATTGTAAATCACAATAATAAAGCGAAGATTTACTTCAATTACCCTGAAAAAATACCTGTGATTTTCAAGGATGAGGACTATAATGCCTTCCCTGATTTTCAAGCCATGAGTGCCGAAAATGGCTTTACATTATGA
- the mobC gene encoding plasmid mobilization relaxosome protein MobC, giving the protein MKREKKNPLQARVHVRMSQAEKEKLKQMLSKSHCHRSISELVRHLLFHRRITLDYRNASQDEARAELIRLRNDLRKIGVNINQMVRYFHRQDSPALRQAQAEKIIHLYEQAHTQVITVLKGISHLLKR; this is encoded by the coding sequence ATGAAAAGGGAGAAAAAGAACCCCCTGCAGGCCCGTGTGCACGTTCGCATGAGCCAGGCCGAAAAGGAGAAGCTGAAGCAAATGCTTTCAAAAAGTCACTGCCACAGGTCAATAAGTGAACTGGTAAGGCACCTGCTATTTCACAGGCGTATTACTCTGGATTACCGCAATGCCAGCCAGGACGAAGCCAGGGCTGAGCTGATCAGGCTACGCAATGACCTGCGCAAGATTGGGGTAAACATCAACCAGATGGTGCGCTATTTCCACAGGCAGGACAGCCCGGCTTTAAGACAGGCACAGGCAGAAAAAATCATACACCTATACGAGCAGGCACACACCCAGGTAATCACCGTATTAAAAGGAATTAGTCACCTGCTAAAAAGATGA
- a CDS encoding relaxase/mobilization nuclease domain-containing protein, with protein MIAKISTGKSIQGMLNYNEQKVKKGAASLILANGYADEAGALSFYDKLGGFTELTHKNQRTKTNAVHISLSFSANDEVDTPTMQAIADSYMEQIGFGDQPYLVYRHFDTSHPHIHLVTTNIRADGSRINMHNLGKTKSEAARKGIEEEFRLVKAEEQKPKTLKPLHIEKAQYGKGETKTTIGDIVKQVVKNYKYASLPELNAILSQFNINASRGEPGTHQYKNGGLVYSITDDEGQKLGVPIKASALQAKPTLKNLQKRFARNKELRKRDIPRLRGAIDQVLAHNQLHTKESLQQALKKKGIAVFYRTNAEGLTYGITFVDNVTRTAFKGSDLGKEYSVNAIINRMEGKPVLELVALVIKESNRDRAFSMKPVSFKTPDLSGLKELVEVLTTGYTDEDIAYGFRKKKKSRSKNL; from the coding sequence ATGATTGCAAAGATCAGTACAGGAAAAAGCATTCAGGGCATGCTTAACTACAATGAGCAGAAAGTGAAAAAGGGTGCAGCCAGTCTTATCTTAGCCAATGGCTATGCGGATGAGGCCGGTGCCCTTAGCTTTTACGATAAGCTGGGAGGTTTTACTGAGCTTACCCATAAAAACCAGCGCACCAAAACCAATGCCGTGCATATCTCCCTGAGCTTCTCTGCGAATGATGAGGTGGACACCCCTACCATGCAGGCCATCGCGGATAGCTACATGGAGCAAATAGGCTTCGGCGATCAGCCTTACCTCGTCTACCGTCATTTTGATACCAGCCACCCACATATTCACCTGGTCACGACCAACATCCGCGCCGACGGAAGCCGCATCAATATGCACAACCTGGGTAAGACCAAATCAGAAGCAGCCAGGAAGGGGATTGAGGAGGAATTCAGGTTGGTAAAAGCCGAAGAGCAAAAGCCTAAAACGCTAAAGCCTTTGCACATTGAAAAGGCCCAATACGGTAAAGGGGAGACTAAAACTACCATAGGAGACATTGTAAAGCAAGTAGTAAAGAACTATAAGTACGCCAGCCTGCCGGAGCTAAATGCCATACTGAGCCAGTTCAATATAAACGCAAGTCGTGGAGAACCCGGCACCCACCAGTATAAAAACGGGGGTCTGGTCTACAGCATCACAGACGATGAAGGACAAAAGCTGGGAGTGCCTATCAAGGCAAGTGCTTTACAAGCAAAGCCTACCTTAAAGAACCTGCAAAAACGCTTTGCCAGGAATAAAGAACTCAGGAAAAGAGACATCCCGCGTTTGAGAGGGGCCATTGATCAGGTATTAGCCCACAATCAGCTACATACAAAGGAGAGCCTGCAACAAGCACTGAAAAAGAAGGGAATAGCAGTCTTTTACAGGACAAACGCAGAGGGGCTGACCTATGGCATTACCTTCGTGGACAATGTTACCAGGACCGCTTTTAAAGGCAGTGACTTAGGTAAAGAGTACAGCGTAAATGCTATAATAAACCGCATGGAAGGCAAACCAGTATTGGAGCTGGTAGCTTTAGTAATTAAAGAAAGTAACAGAGACAGGGCCTTTAGCATGAAGCCTGTAAGCTTTAAAACGCCGGATTTATCAGGTTTAAAGGAATTGGTAGAGGTTTTAACCACTGGGTATACTGATGAAGACATAGCCTATGGTTTTAGGAAGAAAAAGAAGAGCAGAAGCAAAAACCTGTAA
- a CDS encoding tetratricopeptide repeat protein: MKKIIPVIFISLLMVGCMKDNLEEELSSSSPKNEYIIVDELLNRAKANFDTDPDKALELAQSALTQSESSFYLKGEQKSHNVLHWLYLNKFDDYTKAGNHHEAYKRVTEELKETKDLALLNYKKGYTLFKSEKLTEAVPYLFEARDLYLSQGEFQKEAYALYAISKVFDKVGKYDDALKYLNKIYFEEVDDSFLWTVYQLQGILYSNIEEYEKAQSSLKKSYTIVSVFNNPNAKIKILNALSYPAIKLGKYELADQYLSEGLKLAQHHNNTELLATLYLKKGYLLENSIGYREAIPFYEMAYTIASENGITDVQLNATLDLSNCYFHLNEYKESVTYSKKGVLLDEKGTSNIIHSLYHNLSLANKLLGDSISYYKFQSKKDQVRVKQLNNSQYVGVHKAELAYRDKVHTKEHEAYIENIHHEMAESERRYDFYTLCLIGFFVLAILVMVLYKPYRLYMDNSKKVLIRTDDLQRAFQKRLAGYSAIFPTLKEKKVPGPPDERDIHNMWDRLNKKKNKRKGGNPDDENESGKDND; encoded by the coding sequence ATGAAAAAGATAATACCAGTTATTTTTATCAGCCTATTAATGGTAGGCTGTATGAAAGACAATTTGGAGGAAGAGCTTTCCAGCTCTTCCCCAAAAAACGAGTACATCATAGTAGATGAGTTGCTCAACAGGGCGAAAGCTAATTTTGACACTGATCCTGATAAAGCATTAGAGCTTGCTCAAAGTGCACTAACTCAATCTGAATCCTCCTTCTACCTTAAAGGCGAACAAAAAAGCCACAATGTATTACACTGGCTTTATCTCAATAAGTTTGATGACTATACTAAGGCTGGCAACCATCATGAAGCTTATAAACGAGTCACAGAAGAGCTAAAAGAAACTAAAGATTTGGCCCTACTAAACTATAAAAAGGGCTATACACTCTTTAAAAGTGAAAAGCTTACTGAAGCCGTTCCATACCTATTTGAAGCAAGAGACCTATATCTTTCACAAGGGGAATTTCAAAAAGAGGCTTATGCTCTTTATGCCATTTCCAAAGTCTTTGACAAAGTTGGTAAATATGATGATGCCCTCAAATATTTAAATAAGATATACTTTGAAGAAGTAGATGACTCTTTTTTGTGGACAGTTTATCAACTTCAAGGGATACTTTATTCCAACATTGAAGAATATGAGAAGGCTCAAAGTAGCTTAAAAAAATCCTATACGATAGTTTCCGTATTCAATAATCCGAACGCTAAAATAAAAATTTTAAATGCCCTATCTTATCCAGCCATAAAACTGGGTAAGTACGAGTTAGCCGATCAATACCTTTCCGAAGGTTTAAAGTTGGCCCAACATCATAATAATACTGAATTACTAGCAACCCTATACCTTAAAAAGGGATATCTGCTTGAAAATTCTATTGGGTATCGCGAAGCCATACCCTTTTACGAAATGGCCTACACAATAGCCTCAGAAAATGGCATTACAGACGTTCAACTGAATGCCACGCTAGACTTATCAAATTGCTACTTTCACCTCAATGAATATAAGGAGTCAGTTACCTACTCAAAGAAGGGAGTTCTTCTCGATGAAAAGGGGACCTCAAATATCATTCACAGCTTGTATCATAATTTGAGTCTTGCGAATAAGCTTTTAGGTGATTCAATTTCCTATTATAAGTTTCAAAGTAAAAAGGATCAGGTACGAGTAAAGCAACTCAACAACAGCCAATATGTTGGGGTGCATAAAGCTGAACTGGCTTACCGGGATAAGGTCCATACAAAGGAACATGAGGCATATATCGAAAACATTCACCACGAAATGGCTGAAAGCGAAAGACGCTATGACTTTTATACCCTATGCCTGATCGGATTTTTTGTCCTTGCCATTTTGGTAATGGTCCTTTACAAGCCCTACCGGCTATATATGGACAACTCCAAAAAGGTATTAATTAGAACCGATGATTTACAAAGGGCATTTCAAAAGCGCTTAGCAGGCTATTCGGCTATATTTCCCACCCTTAAGGAAAAGAAAGTACCAGGACCTCCCGATGAGCGGGATATCCATAATATGTGGGACCGCCTGAACAAAAAGAAAAATAAGCGTAAAGGTGGTAACCCTGACGATGAAAACGAATCGGGTAAGGATAATGACTAA
- a CDS encoding helix-turn-helix transcriptional regulator — protein MADNKPKLAKQFAARLKERRKELGLTQAKVAEKIGADLRVYRKIENCETVPNVILAYKVLNALNLTLEEALRD, from the coding sequence GTGGCTGATAATAAACCAAAATTAGCAAAGCAATTTGCTGCCAGACTCAAAGAGAGGCGTAAAGAACTGGGCTTAACTCAGGCCAAAGTAGCTGAAAAAATAGGTGCAGATCTTAGGGTTTACCGTAAGATTGAGAACTGCGAGACAGTACCGAATGTGATTTTAGCCTATAAGGTTTTAAATGCGCTTAATCTAACTTTAGAGGAAGCTTTGAGGGATTAG
- a CDS encoding JAB domain-containing protein, with amino-acid sequence MDITAKELSNITEIKLSYSNTVNPNERPQINNSWDAYQLLLKCWDHEKIEMVMQYKVLLMNTKSRVLGLVNIASGSAFSVPIDYKQIFAATIKSGATSMIVAYNHPSGDSKPDNAEIAVGKKLENAAKLLDIRLLDNLIITLDGYYSFQDEGITSYKLPDSHLDCKG; translated from the coding sequence ATGGATATAACAGCCAAAGAACTAAGCAACATCACCGAAATTAAGCTTAGCTACTCGAACACCGTTAACCCGAACGAAAGGCCTCAGATTAATAACTCATGGGATGCCTACCAGCTATTATTAAAATGCTGGGACCACGAGAAGATTGAAATGGTGATGCAGTATAAGGTACTGCTGATGAACACGAAAAGCAGGGTCTTAGGACTGGTTAATATTGCTTCCGGTTCTGCGTTTTCCGTACCGATCGATTACAAGCAGATATTTGCTGCCACTATCAAATCAGGAGCTACCAGCATGATTGTCGCCTATAACCATCCATCAGGAGACAGTAAGCCGGACAATGCTGAAATAGCGGTGGGTAAGAAGTTGGAAAACGCAGCCAAGCTTCTGGACATCAGATTACTGGACAATCTCATTATTACACTGGATGGCTACTATTCCTTCCAGGACGAAGGAATTACATCTTACAAATTGCCCGATTCCCATCTTGATTGTAAGGGCTGA